In Carassius gibelio isolate Cgi1373 ecotype wild population from Czech Republic chromosome B13, carGib1.2-hapl.c, whole genome shotgun sequence, one genomic interval encodes:
- the LOC127970732 gene encoding calcineurin B homologous protein 1, with product MGSRASSLLREEDIEEIKKETGFSHSQITRLYSRFHSLDKGENGALSREDFQRIPELAINPLGDRIINAFFPEGEDQVNFRGFMRTLAHFRPVEDNEKNKDPTSGEPLNSRANKLLFAFRLYDLDRDDKISRDELLQVLRMMVGVNISDEQLGSIADRTIQEADTNGDMSISFSEFTKVLEKVDVEQKMSIRFLH from the exons ATGGGCTCCAGAGCTTCATCTCTACTCAGAGAAGAGGACATTGAAGAAATCAAGAAAGAAACTGGAT tcTCCCACAGTCAGATCACTCGCCTCTACAGCCGCTTCCACAGTCTCGATAAAGGAGAAAATGGAGCGCTCAG CCGAGAAGACTTCCAGAGGATTCCCGAGTTGGCCATAAATCCTCTTGGCGATCGGATCATTAATGCCTTCTTCCCAGAGGG TGAGGATCAGGTGAACTTCAGGGGCTTCATGAGGACTCTGGCTCACTTCCGTCCTGTGGAGGATAACGAGAAAAACAAAGACCCGACTTCTGGCGAGCCGCTCAACAGCAGGGCCAACAAACTCCTCT TTGCTTTTCGGTTATACGACCTTGACAGAGACGACAAGATCTCTAGAGATGAACTGCTACAG GTTTTGAGAATGATGGTTGGTGTGAATATTTCTGATGAGCAACTTGGAAGCATTGCAGACAGGACCATCCAGGAAGCTGACACTAATGGAGACATGAGTATCTCATTCAGCGAGTTCACCAAG GTATTGGAAAAAGTGGATGTCGAACAGAAGATGAGCATCCGCTTCCTTCACTGA
- the LOC127970213 gene encoding KH domain-containing, RNA-binding, signal transduction-associated protein 1-like, whose product MDANNSNAKRKNSAGDSKYLPELLAEKDSLDSSFTHAMKLLSAEIERVQKGEPKKESETYLDLFTAKNVRVKERVLIPVKQYPRFNFVGKILGPQGSTIKRLQEDTGAKISVLGKGSMRDKNKEEELRKGGDQKYAHLAMELHVHIEVFAPIPDCYLRMAHAMDEVKKFLMPVEGLDEMHPDAFMDPGFLNGSQDMHGPGRGLPHGRGRGGPPPPMGPRGRGMPPRGAPRGGAPRGGPGRGAAARGAPAGRGGPPSQTPARGGTGATRSRPPASAQRMTPATALSHQQHPAKPETYGEYAYEEPYAEPSYEGYESYYSQPAPQQDTEYYDYGHGEAQETYESYTEDDWEGGAWGSAGAGGKAQTSRQGKSFREHPYGRF is encoded by the exons ATGGATGCTAATAACAGCAACGCTAAGCGTAAGAACAGCGCCGGAGACAGTAAATATCTGCCGGAGTTATTGGCGGAGAAAGACAGCCTGGACTCCTCGTTCACGCACGCCATGAAGCTGCTGTCTGCAG AGATTGAAAGGGTCCAGAAAGGTGAGCCCAAAAAAGAGTCCGAGACGTACCTGGATCTGTTCACCGCCAAGAACGTTAGGGTGAAAGAGAGAGTGCTCATTCCTGTCAAGCAATACCCTCGA TTCAATTTTGTGGGAAAGATTCTGGGGCCGCAGGGTAGCACCATCAAACGCCTGCAGGAGGACACCGGCGCGAAGATCTCCGTGCTGGGCAAAGGATCCATGAGAGATAAGAACAAG GAAGAGGAGTTGAGGAAGGGTGGAGATCAGAAGTATGCACACCTGGCCATGGAGCTGCATGTGCACATCGAGGTTTTTGCACCAATTCCTGATTGTTACCTGCGTATGGCTCATGCCATGGATGAGGTCAAGAAGTTCCTAATGCCT GTGGAAGGGCTCGATGAGATGCACCCGGATGCATTCATGGATCCAGGGTTTCTGAACGGCTCTCAGGATATGCATGGCCCTGGCAGAGGTCTCCCTCATGGCCGAGGTCGTGGAGGCCCACCACCCCCAATGGGACCTAG GGGTCGTGGCATGCCGCCTCGTGGAGCACCCCGTGGAGGAGCACCTAGAGGAGGCCCAGGACGTGGAGCTGCAGCGAGGGGAGCCCCCGCAGGAAGAGGTGGTCCTCCGTCCCAAACACCAGCCAGAGGAGGCACAGGAGCCACCCGCTCAAGACCACCAGCCTCTGCTCAGAGGATGACACCAGCCACCGCTCTCTCCCACCAACAGCATCCAGCCAAACCTGAAACCTATGGCGAATAT GCATATGAAGAACCATATGCAGAGCCTTCCTATGAAGGGTACGAGAGCTACTACAGTCAGCCTGCTCCACAGCA AGACACTGAGTATTATGATTACGGTCACGGAGAGGCACAAGAAACTTACGAGTCTTACA CTGAAGATGACTGGGAGGGCGGAGCTTGGGGCAGCGCTGGTGCCGGTGGAAAGGCTCAGACTTCCCGACAGGGCAAATCGTTTCGGGAGCATCCATACGGCAGATTCTGA